A single region of the Pseudomonas sp. GGS8 genome encodes:
- a CDS encoding alpha/beta hydrolase family protein, translating to MPPVYRLALPALCLSLILPCAFSVEAADPAPATAEKPAEEKPVARQPLLERSQEEATALERQIPAQEQQQLQAGADSFLALWKPANTAEPKGAVIIIPGAGETVDWPQAISPLRRQLPDAEWSSLSITLPDLQSEAIAPRIVEVAPAPKAPDTASKDSTTAAPIEQAAGGEAEVADKAIAETTEEQAKADAERIFARIDAAIAYSEQQSARRVVVLGHGTGAYWAARYLSEKQPSQVEKFVMVAAQTPVTAKPELAELTPTIKLPTADIFYTDKPLDRSAALERLQANKRLKTSAFSQVSLKALPGNAKAEQEQLVRRVRGWLNPQPVAD from the coding sequence ATGCCCCCTGTCTACCGCCTGGCACTGCCAGCATTGTGCCTGTCGCTGATCCTGCCGTGCGCCTTTTCCGTCGAAGCGGCCGACCCGGCACCTGCCACTGCGGAAAAACCCGCCGAAGAAAAACCGGTCGCACGCCAGCCGCTGCTTGAGCGTAGTCAGGAAGAAGCGACGGCACTTGAGCGACAAATCCCTGCACAGGAACAGCAACAACTGCAAGCCGGCGCCGACAGCTTTCTCGCCTTGTGGAAACCGGCCAATACCGCCGAGCCCAAGGGTGCGGTGATTATCATCCCGGGTGCCGGTGAAACCGTTGACTGGCCGCAAGCAATCAGCCCATTGCGCCGTCAATTGCCGGACGCCGAGTGGAGCAGCCTGAGTATCACCTTGCCGGACCTGCAAAGCGAAGCCATTGCGCCACGTATCGTCGAAGTGGCACCCGCGCCCAAAGCGCCTGATACCGCCAGCAAAGACTCGACCACCGCGGCGCCCATCGAACAGGCGGCCGGCGGCGAAGCGGAAGTGGCCGACAAGGCCATCGCCGAAACCACCGAAGAACAGGCCAAAGCCGACGCCGAGCGAATCTTCGCCCGCATCGACGCGGCCATCGCTTATTCCGAACAGCAAAGCGCTCGCAGGGTCGTCGTGCTGGGGCATGGCACCGGCGCGTACTGGGCTGCGCGTTATCTGAGCGAGAAGCAGCCATCGCAAGTCGAGAAGTTCGTGATGGTCGCCGCTCAGACGCCTGTTACGGCGAAGCCCGAGCTTGCCGAGTTGACGCCGACGATCAAGCTGCCGACCGCCGACATTTTCTATACGGACAAACCGCTGGATCGCAGCGCGGCACTGGAACGCTTGCAGGCCAACAAACGCCTGAAGACGTCGGCGTTCAGTCAGGTATCGCTCAAGGCACTGCCGGGCAATGCCAAGGCTGAGCAAGAGCAGTTGGTTCGTCGGGTGCGGGGATGGTTGAATCCGCAGCCTGTGGCGGACTGA
- the murU gene encoding N-acetylmuramate alpha-1-phosphate uridylyltransferase MurU has protein sequence MKAMILAAGKGERMRPLTLTTPKPLVRAGGAPLIEYHLHALAAAGFTEIVINHAWLGQQIEDYLGDGSRYGVSIQYSPEGEPLETGGGIFRALPLLGDEAFVVVNGDIWTDYDFSVLHQPIVGLAHLILADNPAHHPSGDFTLVDGHVQDGRPDTSTLTYSGIAVLHPQLFDGCSAGAFKLAPLLRKAMADGQVTGERLNGHWVDVGTHERLAEVETLIEARH, from the coding sequence ATGAAGGCGATGATTCTGGCAGCGGGTAAAGGCGAGCGCATGCGCCCGCTGACCCTGACCACGCCAAAACCGCTGGTTCGCGCCGGCGGAGCACCCTTGATCGAGTATCACCTGCACGCCCTGGCGGCAGCCGGGTTTACCGAGATCGTGATCAACCATGCCTGGCTCGGTCAGCAGATCGAAGATTATCTGGGTGATGGCTCGCGGTATGGTGTGAGTATTCAATACTCGCCGGAAGGTGAACCGCTGGAAACCGGTGGAGGTATTTTCCGAGCGTTGCCGTTGCTGGGTGATGAGGCTTTTGTGGTGGTCAACGGCGACATCTGGACTGACTACGACTTCAGCGTGTTGCACCAGCCCATCGTCGGACTCGCCCATTTGATCCTGGCGGACAACCCGGCGCACCACCCGAGCGGGGATTTCACCCTGGTCGACGGCCATGTGCAGGACGGTCGGCCGGATACATCAACCCTGACCTACAGCGGCATCGCCGTGTTGCACCCGCAGCTGTTTGACGGTTGCTCGGCCGGGGCCTTCAAGCTTGCGCCGCTGCTGCGCAAAGCCATGGCCGATGGGCAAGTAACGGGCGAACGCCTGAATGGGCATTGGGTGGACGTCGGCACCCACGAGCGTCTGGCTGAAGTAGAAACCTTGATAGAAGCGAGACACTGA
- a CDS encoding ABC transporter ATP-binding protein: protein MSQVDSSAGASDVLVSFRGVQKSYDGENLIVKDLNLEIRKGEFLTLLGPSGSGKTTSLMMLAGFETPTAGEIQLAGRSINNVPPHKRDIGMVFQNYALFPHMTVSENLAFPLTVRGLNKSDVSDKVKKVLSMVQLDTFAQRYPAQLSGGQQQRVALARALVFEPQLVLMDEPLGALDKQLREHMQMEIKHLHQRLGVTVVYVTHDQGEALTMSDRVAVFHQGEIQQIAPPRTLYEEPKNTFVANFIGENNRLNGRLHSHTGDRCVVELGRGEKVEALAVNVGKTGEPVTLSIRPERVSLNGSSESCVNRFSGRVAEFIYLGDHVRVRLEVCGKTDFFVKQPIAELDPALAVGDVVPLGWQVEHVRALDPLLEAH, encoded by the coding sequence ATGAGCCAGGTTGATTCAAGCGCAGGGGCCAGCGATGTTCTGGTCAGCTTTCGTGGTGTGCAAAAGAGCTACGACGGCGAGAACCTGATCGTCAAAGACCTCAACCTGGAAATTCGTAAAGGCGAATTCCTGACCTTGCTCGGGCCGTCCGGCTCCGGCAAGACCACCAGTCTGATGATGCTCGCCGGTTTCGAAACGCCGACCGCCGGGGAGATTCAACTGGCCGGGCGTTCCATCAACAACGTGCCACCGCATAAGCGCGACATCGGCATGGTGTTCCAGAACTATGCGTTGTTTCCGCACATGACCGTCTCCGAGAACCTGGCGTTCCCGCTGACCGTGCGCGGCTTGAACAAAAGCGATGTCAGCGACAAGGTCAAAAAAGTCCTGAGCATGGTGCAGCTCGACACATTCGCCCAGCGCTATCCGGCGCAACTGTCCGGCGGTCAGCAACAACGTGTGGCCTTGGCCCGCGCCCTGGTGTTCGAACCGCAACTGGTGCTGATGGACGAACCCCTCGGCGCACTGGACAAACAACTGCGCGAACACATGCAGATGGAAATCAAACACCTGCACCAGCGCCTCGGCGTGACCGTGGTCTACGTGACCCACGACCAGGGCGAAGCCCTGACCATGTCCGACCGCGTCGCCGTGTTCCACCAGGGCGAGATCCAGCAGATCGCGCCACCGCGCACGCTCTACGAAGAGCCGAAAAATACCTTCGTCGCCAACTTCATTGGCGAGAACAACCGCCTCAACGGTCGCTTGCACAGCCATACCGGCGACCGCTGCGTGGTCGAGCTCGGTCGTGGTGAAAAGGTTGAAGCCCTGGCGGTCAACGTTGGCAAGACCGGCGAACCCGTCACGCTGTCGATTCGTCCGGAGCGCGTGAGCCTCAATGGCTCGAGCGAGTCCTGTGTCAACCGCTTCTCGGGAAGGGTGGCGGAATTCATCTATCTGGGCGACCACGTCCGGGTTCGCCTGGAAGTCTGCGGCAAGACCGACTTCTTCGTGAAACAACCGATTGCCGAGCTCGATCCCGCTCTGGCTGTCGGCGACGTGGTACCGCTTGGCTGGCAGGTCGAACACGTTCGCGCGCTCGACCCACTTCTAGAGGCGCATTGA
- a CDS encoding response regulator transcription factor, producing MEKNVIRVLVAEDHTIVREGIKQLIGLAKDLLVVGEASNGEQLLDTLRHVPCEVVLLDISMPGVNGLEAIPRIRALNNPPAILVLSMHDEAQMAARALKVGAAGYATKDSDPALLLTAIRKVAAGGRYIDPDLADRMVFEVGLTDARPLHSLLSEREFSVFERLAQGANVNDIAQQLALSSKTISTHKARLMQKLNITSLAELVKYAMEHKLL from the coding sequence ATGGAGAAGAACGTGATCCGTGTACTGGTAGCCGAAGACCACACCATCGTTCGCGAAGGCATCAAGCAATTGATCGGCCTGGCCAAGGACTTGCTGGTGGTCGGGGAGGCGAGCAATGGCGAACAGTTGCTCGATACCTTGCGCCATGTTCCCTGCGAAGTGGTGTTGCTGGACATCTCCATGCCTGGGGTCAACGGCCTGGAAGCGATTCCACGGATTCGCGCCTTGAATAATCCGCCGGCGATTCTGGTGCTGTCGATGCACGACGAAGCGCAGATGGCCGCTCGGGCGTTGAAGGTTGGTGCTGCGGGTTACGCGACCAAGGACAGCGATCCGGCATTGCTGCTGACGGCGATTCGCAAGGTCGCGGCGGGCGGGCGCTACATTGACCCGGACCTGGCCGACCGCATGGTGTTCGAAGTCGGCCTGACCGATGCGCGGCCGCTGCACTCGCTGCTGTCGGAACGTGAATTCTCGGTATTCGAACGCCTGGCCCAGGGCGCCAACGTCAACGATATCGCTCAGCAACTGGCCTTGAGCAGCAAAACCATCAGTACCCACAAGGCGCGGCTGATGCAGAAACTCAACATCACCTCCCTGGCCGAACTGGTGAAGTACGCGATGGAACACAAACTGCTCTGA
- a CDS encoding ABC transporter substrate-binding protein — protein MLRSLKFTALVVGMMGAAHAMAAGPDLTVVSFGGANKAAQVKAFYAPWEAAGHGKIVAGEYNGEMAKVKAMVDTKSVSWDLVEVESPELSRGCDEDMFEQLDPKLFGKSEDYVKGAIQPCGVGFFVWSTVLAYNADKLKTAPTSWADFWDTKKFPGKRGLRKGAKYTLEFALMADGVAPKDVYKVLAGKDGQDRAFKKLDELKPNIQWWEAGAQPPQYLASGDVVMSSAYNGRIAAVQKESNLKVVWNGGIYDFDAWAIPKGLDKTRAEAAKKFIAFSVQPQQQKTYSENIAYGPANTQAVPLLSKDVLKDMPTTPENIANQVQIDVSFWADNGEQLEQRFNSWAAK, from the coding sequence ATGTTGAGATCCCTGAAATTCACCGCCCTGGTCGTCGGCATGATGGGCGCGGCGCATGCAATGGCGGCTGGCCCGGACCTGACCGTGGTGTCCTTTGGCGGGGCGAACAAGGCGGCGCAGGTCAAAGCCTTCTACGCACCATGGGAAGCGGCGGGCCACGGCAAAATCGTGGCTGGCGAATACAACGGCGAGATGGCCAAGGTCAAAGCCATGGTCGACACCAAGAGCGTGTCCTGGGACTTGGTGGAAGTTGAATCGCCGGAACTGTCCCGTGGTTGCGACGAAGACATGTTCGAGCAGCTTGATCCGAAGCTGTTCGGCAAGTCTGAAGACTATGTCAAAGGCGCTATCCAGCCGTGCGGCGTAGGTTTTTTTGTGTGGTCGACCGTGCTGGCCTACAACGCCGACAAGCTGAAAACCGCTCCGACCAGTTGGGCTGATTTCTGGGACACCAAGAAATTCCCGGGCAAACGTGGCTTGCGCAAAGGCGCCAAGTACACCCTGGAATTCGCCTTGATGGCCGATGGCGTTGCGCCGAAAGACGTCTACAAAGTACTGGCCGGCAAAGACGGTCAGGACCGCGCGTTCAAGAAACTCGATGAACTCAAGCCAAACATCCAGTGGTGGGAAGCCGGCGCACAACCGCCGCAATACCTCGCCTCCGGTGACGTGGTCATGAGCTCGGCCTACAACGGCCGGATCGCCGCGGTACAGAAAGAAAGCAACCTGAAAGTGGTGTGGAACGGCGGCATCTACGACTTCGATGCATGGGCGATTCCAAAAGGCCTGGACAAGACCCGTGCCGAAGCGGCGAAGAAGTTCATCGCTTTCTCGGTACAGCCGCAACAGCAGAAGACCTACTCGGAAAACATCGCCTACGGCCCGGCCAACACTCAGGCCGTGCCATTGCTGTCCAAGGATGTCCTGAAAGACATGCCGACCACCCCGGAAAACATCGCCAACCAGGTGCAGATCGACGTCAGCTTCTGGGCTGACAACGGCGAGCAACTGGAGCAGCGCTTCAATTCCTGGGCTGCGAAGTAA
- a CDS encoding ABC transporter permease → MLSPYMSPIERVWFYSLRILCGLILLFLILPVLVIIPLSFNSGSFLVYPLQGFSLHWYQDFFASAEWMRSLKNSMIVAPAATVLAMIFGTLAAIGLTRGDFPGKPLVMALVISPMVVPVVIIGVASYLTFAPLGFGNSYTSLIVVHAVLGVPFVIITVSATLQGFNQNLVRAAASLGASPLTTFRRVTLPLIAPGVISGALFAFATSFDEVVVTLFLAGPEQATLPRQMFSGIRENLSPTIAAAATLLIAFSVILLLTLEWLRGRSEKLRTAQA, encoded by the coding sequence ATGCTGAGTCCTTATATGTCGCCCATCGAACGGGTGTGGTTCTACAGCTTGCGGATACTCTGCGGCTTGATTTTGTTGTTCCTGATTCTGCCGGTGCTGGTGATCATCCCGCTGTCGTTCAACTCCGGGAGTTTTCTGGTCTATCCGCTGCAAGGCTTCTCGCTGCACTGGTATCAGGACTTCTTCGCTTCGGCGGAATGGATGCGTTCGTTGAAGAACAGCATGATCGTGGCTCCGGCAGCGACCGTGCTGGCGATGATCTTCGGTACGCTGGCGGCGATCGGCCTGACCCGGGGCGACTTCCCGGGCAAGCCTCTGGTGATGGCGCTGGTGATTTCGCCGATGGTGGTGCCGGTGGTGATCATTGGTGTGGCCAGTTACCTGACCTTCGCGCCACTGGGGTTCGGCAACAGCTATACCTCGTTGATCGTGGTGCACGCCGTGCTGGGCGTGCCGTTCGTGATCATCACGGTGTCGGCGACCTTGCAGGGGTTCAACCAGAACCTGGTGCGGGCCGCGGCCAGCCTGGGCGCTTCGCCGCTGACGACGTTCCGCCGGGTGACCTTGCCGTTGATTGCGCCGGGGGTGATTTCCGGTGCGCTGTTTGCCTTCGCCACCTCGTTCGATGAAGTGGTGGTGACGCTGTTCCTCGCGGGTCCCGAGCAAGCGACGTTGCCTCGGCAGATGTTCAGCGGCATCCGCGAAAACCTCAGCCCGACCATTGCCGCTGCCGCGACGCTGCTGATTGCGTTCTCGGTGATCCTGTTGCTGACCCTGGAATGGCTGCGTGGGCGCAGCGAAAAACTGCGGACCGCCCAGGCCTGA
- a CDS encoding ABC transporter permease, which translates to MAIAVPVNAGTDPTLKQRLKHAERINRWKAQALIAPLVLFLLLVFLVPIVALLYKSVGNPEVVGVMPRTVAAIASWDGRGLPAEPVYKAASEDLAEARKNQTLGDLSKRLNMELAGYRSLLTKTARALPFATEPASYKEALEGLDERWGDPAYWQVVRRNTSGVTPYYLLAAVDHRIDDLGELARATPDQAIYLDIFARTFWMGLIITMICLVLAYPLAYLLANLPSRQSNLLMILVLLPFWTSILVRVAAWIVLLQSGGLINSGLMAMGVIDKPLELVFNRTGVYISMVHILLPFMILPIYSVMKGISPTYMRAAISLGCHPFASFWRVYFPQTYAGVGAGCLLVFILAIGYYITPALLGSPNDQMVSYFVAFYTNTSINWGMATALGGLLLLATVVLYLIYSWLVGASRLRLS; encoded by the coding sequence ATGGCTATCGCCGTTCCCGTGAACGCGGGCACCGACCCCACCTTGAAGCAGCGGCTTAAGCACGCCGAGCGAATCAACCGCTGGAAAGCACAAGCCTTGATCGCGCCGTTGGTGCTGTTTCTGTTGCTGGTGTTCCTGGTGCCGATCGTGGCGCTGCTCTACAAAAGCGTCGGTAACCCGGAAGTGGTCGGCGTCATGCCGCGCACCGTGGCAGCCATCGCCAGTTGGGATGGCCGAGGCCTGCCGGCAGAGCCTGTGTACAAGGCCGCCAGCGAAGACCTCGCCGAAGCCCGCAAGAATCAGACCTTGGGCGACTTGTCCAAGCGCTTGAACATGGAGTTGGCCGGCTACCGCAGCCTGCTGACGAAAACCGCGCGCGCCTTGCCGTTCGCCACGGAGCCTGCCTCCTATAAAGAAGCACTGGAAGGGCTCGACGAGCGTTGGGGTGATCCGGCTTATTGGCAAGTCGTGCGTCGCAACACCAGTGGCGTGACGCCGTATTACCTGCTGGCCGCCGTCGATCACCGTATCGACGACCTCGGCGAACTGGCTCGGGCCACTCCCGATCAGGCGATCTACCTCGACATCTTTGCCCGGACCTTCTGGATGGGCTTGATCATTACCATGATCTGCCTGGTGCTTGCCTATCCGCTGGCCTACCTGCTGGCGAACCTGCCCTCGCGGCAAAGCAACCTGCTGATGATTCTGGTGCTGTTGCCGTTCTGGACCTCGATTCTGGTGCGGGTCGCGGCGTGGATCGTGTTGCTGCAATCGGGCGGCTTGATCAACAGCGGCCTGATGGCCATGGGCGTCATTGATAAGCCGCTGGAATTGGTGTTCAACCGCACCGGGGTCTACATCTCGATGGTGCACATCCTGCTGCCGTTCATGATTCTGCCGATCTACAGCGTGATGAAAGGTATCTCGCCGACTTACATGCGTGCGGCGATTTCCCTCGGCTGCCACCCGTTCGCCAGTTTCTGGCGGGTGTACTTCCCGCAGACCTATGCCGGTGTGGGCGCCGGTTGTCTGTTGGTGTTCATCCTTGCCATCGGCTACTACATCACCCCGGCGTTGCTGGGCAGCCCCAACGATCAGATGGTCAGTTACTTCGTCGCCTTCTACACCAACACCAGCATCAACTGGGGCATGGCGACCGCGCTCGGTGGGCTGTTGCTGCTGGCGACCGTGGTGCTTTATCTGATTTACAGCTGGCTGGTGGGCGCCAGTCGCCTGCGCCTGAGCTAA
- a CDS encoding transporter substrate-binding domain-containing protein, translating into MMHFRCLWVIGCLWFPLMGWAAPAPSAHVVSLSSAQQQWLAQHEELRVGVVLQAPYAQYDRRLQRLSGVNIELMKWLAKSLKVELSWRNYPDLAQLEAAAREGDIDIAPGLTQTPVGLRLWQFSDPYMRVSQLVVSDQKSTGVVELEKLDSQTRVAVRMPSVTADFLRSTYPHLNLQGVPLERQALQLLLSQQAGYAVVDEAQFGRLSAEPEFAGLAVVGDIGFPQLLRVATRRDWPELAGIVENALRAIPAKDLEQLHNQWLQPKYPRLSDSPAFWKNLCLLLLVLLLSSMAIVFWQRRQQHSLEQRLLAAREDIALREASEEALRLTQFSIDQSTVGILWVNWDSHVRYANRAAETMLGYPAGGIIDRPLIDFEPGLHMDRWLNLWKRARASEEGPLSFETNCVRADGSVLPADVSLSFLRFREGEYLVVYLNDVTERRRALAALQESEARLQGIAANVPGLVFRLERAPVTGQIDFAYISEGSESLVGYSPATLAHRDKGLRSLVHPDDKASYHQTQDHALDTDSDWSWQGRILTRQGEQRWAEIKAITRRLEDGTYVWDGIVWDITESKRIELELASSREQLRELSAHLESVREEEKARIAREVHDELGQMLTVLKLETSMCELAYAQLDPGLHERLNSMKRLIAQLFQLVRDVATALRPPILDAGIASAIEWQARRFEARTQIPCLVQVPDNLPVLSDAKAIGLFRILQEALTNVMRHAQAHTVELTLALEGDELCLTVSDDGAGFVAVPGRSTSFGVVGMRERVLIMGGQLSLESEPGEGTTLTVRVPLDEA; encoded by the coding sequence ATGATGCATTTTCGCTGCCTGTGGGTTATCGGCTGTTTATGGTTTCCCTTGATGGGCTGGGCGGCTCCCGCGCCATCGGCGCACGTCGTGTCATTGTCTTCGGCGCAACAGCAATGGCTGGCGCAGCATGAAGAGTTGCGGGTCGGGGTGGTGTTGCAAGCGCCCTATGCCCAATACGATCGCCGCTTGCAGCGCCTGTCCGGGGTGAACATCGAGTTGATGAAGTGGCTGGCCAAATCGCTCAAGGTCGAGCTGAGCTGGCGTAATTATCCTGATCTTGCGCAACTGGAAGCCGCCGCGCGTGAAGGCGATATCGATATCGCGCCGGGGCTGACCCAAACTCCCGTCGGTTTACGGCTCTGGCAATTTTCCGATCCGTACATGCGGGTGTCGCAACTGGTGGTCAGCGACCAGAAGAGCACCGGTGTGGTGGAGCTGGAAAAGCTCGACAGTCAGACCCGCGTCGCTGTGCGGATGCCTAGCGTCACCGCCGATTTCTTGCGTAGCACCTATCCGCATCTGAACCTGCAGGGTGTGCCTCTGGAGCGCCAGGCGCTACAACTGTTGTTGAGTCAGCAGGCCGGTTACGCGGTGGTCGATGAAGCGCAATTCGGGCGTCTGTCGGCCGAGCCTGAGTTCGCCGGGCTGGCCGTGGTGGGTGACATCGGTTTCCCGCAATTGCTGCGAGTGGCCACGCGCCGGGACTGGCCGGAACTGGCCGGCATCGTCGAAAACGCGCTGCGCGCGATTCCGGCCAAGGATCTGGAGCAACTGCACAATCAATGGCTGCAACCCAAGTACCCGCGGCTGTCCGATTCACCGGCTTTCTGGAAAAACCTCTGCCTGCTCTTGCTGGTGTTGCTGCTGAGCAGCATGGCCATTGTGTTCTGGCAGCGTCGTCAGCAACACAGTCTGGAGCAACGTTTGCTGGCGGCGCGCGAAGACATTGCCCTGCGCGAGGCCAGCGAAGAGGCCTTGCGCCTCACGCAGTTCTCCATCGATCAAAGCACCGTCGGCATCCTTTGGGTCAACTGGGACAGCCATGTGCGCTACGCCAATCGTGCCGCCGAAACCATGCTCGGCTACCCGGCGGGCGGGATCATTGATCGGCCCTTGATCGATTTCGAGCCCGGTTTGCACATGGACCGCTGGCTGAACCTGTGGAAGCGCGCCCGGGCCAGCGAGGAAGGGCCGCTAAGTTTCGAAACCAACTGTGTGCGGGCCGACGGCAGTGTTCTGCCGGCGGATGTTTCGTTGAGCTTTTTGCGGTTTCGCGAGGGCGAATACCTGGTGGTTTACCTCAATGACGTCACCGAGCGTCGGCGTGCCCTGGCCGCCTTGCAGGAAAGCGAAGCGCGACTGCAGGGGATCGCCGCCAACGTCCCCGGGCTGGTCTTTCGTCTGGAGCGCGCGCCAGTGACCGGGCAGATCGACTTTGCCTACATCAGTGAAGGCAGCGAGAGCCTGGTGGGGTACTCGCCCGCTACCCTGGCCCATCGTGACAAAGGCCTGCGCAGCCTGGTGCATCCGGATGACAAGGCCAGTTATCACCAGACCCAGGACCATGCACTGGACACCGACAGCGACTGGTCATGGCAGGGACGGATTCTGACCCGTCAGGGCGAACAGCGCTGGGCCGAGATCAAGGCCATTACCCGCCGTCTCGAAGACGGTACCTATGTCTGGGACGGGATCGTCTGGGACATCACCGAGAGCAAGCGCATCGAACTGGAGCTGGCGAGCTCCCGTGAGCAACTGCGCGAGCTGTCTGCGCACCTGGAGAGTGTGCGGGAAGAGGAGAAGGCGCGGATTGCCCGGGAAGTTCATGACGAGCTGGGGCAGATGTTGACTGTGTTGAAGCTGGAAACGTCCATGTGCGAGTTGGCGTATGCGCAGCTCGATCCGGGCCTGCACGAGCGTTTGAATAGCATGAAGCGTTTGATTGCTCAGCTGTTTCAACTGGTGCGTGATGTGGCCACGGCGCTGCGGCCACCGATTCTCGATGCCGGGATCGCCTCGGCCATCGAGTGGCAGGCCCGACGGTTCGAGGCGCGCACGCAGATTCCGTGTCTGGTACAAGTGCCGGATAACTTGCCGGTACTCAGCGATGCCAAGGCCATCGGGCTGTTTCGGATTCTTCAGGAAGCGCTGACCAATGTCATGCGCCACGCCCAGGCGCATACTGTCGAACTGACGTTGGCGCTTGAGGGCGATGAACTTTGTCTGACTGTCAGCGATGATGGCGCAGGATTTGTCGCCGTACCTGGCAGGTCGACATCCTTTGGCGTGGTTGGCATGCGTGAGCGGGTGTTGATCATGGGCGGGCAATTGTCGCTTGAGAGTGAGCCGGGGGAGGGCACGACCCTGACGGTGCGAGTACCGCTGGATGAAGCCTGA
- a CDS encoding TerB family tellurite resistance protein, giving the protein MLWPGTLIGAGAGFAIASIPGAMLGALLGQALDRRLHLQSWAHLWEKFGGRSVLRNDELLFVLLGRLAKSDGRVVDGHIQQARQEMRALEMTESAQRRAIAAFNRGKSGHDRLRSYLRRLSAQPHAAEGVLRACWRMVWADGRAGSSERELIAQWGKWLGWTPQQVQALASDYEPKRPLVSSTITYQEALRLLGVSATSEPAQIKRAYRRLLSRHHPDKIAGSGATALQVREATDKTRELHSAYTLIRERRDFR; this is encoded by the coding sequence ATGTTGTGGCCAGGGACTCTGATTGGAGCCGGAGCGGGCTTTGCCATAGCCAGCATTCCGGGGGCCATGCTCGGTGCTTTATTGGGACAGGCGCTGGATCGGCGTTTGCACCTGCAGAGCTGGGCGCATTTATGGGAAAAATTCGGTGGCCGCTCGGTGCTGCGCAACGATGAACTTTTGTTCGTGTTGCTGGGTCGATTGGCCAAGAGCGATGGGCGGGTGGTGGATGGCCACATCCAGCAGGCGCGGCAGGAAATGCGTGCGCTGGAGATGACCGAGTCGGCGCAACGTCGGGCGATAGCCGCATTCAACCGCGGCAAGTCGGGACACGACCGGTTGCGCAGTTATCTGCGACGCTTGAGTGCTCAACCCCATGCGGCAGAAGGCGTATTGCGTGCCTGTTGGCGGATGGTCTGGGCCGATGGCCGCGCCGGCAGCAGTGAACGCGAGCTGATTGCCCAGTGGGGCAAATGGTTGGGTTGGACGCCGCAACAGGTGCAGGCGCTGGCGAGCGACTACGAGCCGAAGCGCCCATTGGTCAGCAGTACGATCACGTATCAGGAGGCCTTGCGGCTATTGGGCGTGTCGGCGACCAGCGAGCCGGCACAGATCAAACGCGCCTATCGGCGTCTGCTCAGTCGCCATCATCCGGACAAGATTGCCGGCAGCGGTGCGACGGCGTTGCAGGTTCGTGAGGCAACAGACAAAACACGTGAACTGCACAGCGCCTACACGTTGATTCGTGAGCGGCGGGATTTTCGTTAG